Proteins encoded by one window of Acidobacteriota bacterium:
- a CDS encoding sigma 54-interacting transcriptional regulator, producing METGDPREQSDGDDQLAANLGFRLRGVVAGRERVFPLKIGANVIGRAPESDVPLSVKGVSQRHALLTVDPAGVWLNDLESKNGSFVNGARVTTVDLRSGDELWFGGAELSLEPVDSLDSELAVDLTPAAESSVQEVFEEVTPTRRNWLDGRLVGRWFAALDALLESEDQAGGLESVLVRVVSRVGVRAGAVLRLGDREAIVLAACGELDAGLEGRIEEWLASSEASGLRFATLAVAQQEPLTMAAWSEPDRPAVVLVLCGDFPARADSQPLLITLLRLMVRNFVSAEFALPAALGQLRPELEFPPGYVPGISATIRELHRQMEPLVGRDLPVLVNGETGAGKEWIARILHLSSGRRRGPFVALNCAAVPAELLEAELFGIGERVATGVRARRGRFLQAQGGTLLLDEIGDLPAALQPKLLRALEAREVHPVGGEPVAFDVRIIAATNADLLALVDAQQFRADLYYRLAGVQLRVPPLRQRRDDIPILVEHFLRQISQDIGKPIRGLTVKALRRLMAYPWPGNIRELVHEVRRLVYVCSEGEAIESSLLADHIRADSGGPSRPGEDPVTASPDSSPGESKPELESWLATADDLNLQALECAALAEALRRSGGNQVKAGRFLGLSRMAVRRRIDRCRELGHAVEDAPPDDP from the coding sequence TCGGTGAAGGGGGTCTCCCAGCGCCACGCTCTGCTCACCGTCGATCCCGCCGGCGTCTGGCTCAACGACCTCGAGAGCAAGAACGGTAGCTTCGTCAACGGTGCACGGGTCACCACCGTCGATCTGCGGTCCGGCGACGAGCTCTGGTTCGGGGGAGCCGAGCTCAGCCTCGAGCCCGTCGACAGTCTCGATTCGGAGCTGGCGGTGGATCTGACGCCGGCGGCGGAGTCGTCGGTCCAGGAGGTCTTCGAAGAGGTCACCCCGACGCGGCGGAACTGGCTCGACGGCCGCCTCGTCGGACGCTGGTTCGCGGCCCTCGATGCCCTGCTCGAGTCGGAGGATCAGGCCGGCGGGCTGGAGAGCGTGCTGGTGCGGGTGGTCTCGCGGGTGGGGGTGAGGGCTGGTGCGGTGCTGCGGCTGGGCGATCGCGAGGCCATCGTTCTCGCCGCTTGCGGCGAGCTCGACGCCGGCCTCGAAGGCCGGATCGAAGAGTGGCTGGCGTCCTCCGAGGCCAGCGGCCTGCGCTTTGCGACCCTCGCCGTGGCGCAGCAGGAGCCGCTCACCATGGCCGCCTGGTCGGAGCCCGACCGTCCGGCGGTGGTGCTCGTTCTGTGCGGCGACTTTCCGGCCCGCGCCGACAGTCAGCCGTTGCTGATCACCCTGCTGCGCCTGATGGTGCGGAACTTCGTGTCGGCCGAATTCGCGCTGCCGGCGGCCCTCGGCCAGCTGCGCCCAGAGCTCGAGTTTCCGCCCGGTTATGTGCCCGGTATCTCGGCGACGATTCGCGAGCTGCATCGCCAGATGGAGCCCCTCGTCGGGCGGGATCTGCCGGTGCTGGTCAACGGCGAGACCGGCGCCGGCAAGGAGTGGATCGCGCGCATTCTGCATCTGTCGTCGGGCCGTCGCCGCGGCCCCTTCGTCGCCCTCAACTGTGCCGCCGTGCCGGCGGAGCTTCTCGAAGCCGAGCTCTTCGGCATCGGAGAGCGGGTGGCGACCGGCGTCCGCGCCCGTCGCGGGCGCTTTCTCCAAGCGCAGGGGGGCACGTTGCTGCTCGATGAGATCGGAGACTTGCCGGCGGCCCTGCAGCCCAAGCTCCTGCGGGCTCTCGAAGCGCGCGAGGTGCATCCCGTCGGCGGCGAGCCGGTGGCCTTCGACGTGCGCATCATCGCCGCCACCAACGCCGACCTGTTGGCCTTGGTCGACGCGCAGCAGTTCCGGGCCGATCTCTACTACCGCCTCGCCGGGGTGCAGTTGCGAGTGCCGCCGCTGCGCCAGCGGCGGGACGACATTCCGATTCTGGTCGAGCACTTCTTGCGCCAGATTTCCCAGGACATCGGCAAGCCGATTCGGGGACTGACGGTCAAGGCACTGCGCCGGCTGATGGCCTATCCCTGGCCCGGGAACATCCGCGAGCTGGTCCACGAAGTGCGTCGTCTGGTCTATGTCTGCTCCGAAGGCGAGGCCATCGAGAGCTCACTCCTCGCCGACCACATCCGGGCCGATTCCGGAGGACCGTCCAGGCCCGGCGAGGATCCGGTGACCGCCTCTCCGGACTCGAGCCCCGGCGAGTCGAAGCCCGAGCTCGAGTCCTGGCTCGCCACCGCCGACGACCTCAACCTGCAGGCCCTCGAGTGCGCCGCCCTCGCCGAGGCCCTACGGCGTAGCGGTGGCAACCAGGTGAAGGCGGGCCGCTTCCTGGGCCTCTCCAGGATGGCGGTGCGGCGGCGTATCGACCGCTGCCGAGAGCTCGGCCACGCCGTCGAGGACGCTCCCCCCGACGATCCCTGA